A single genomic interval of Glycine max cultivar Williams 82 chromosome 3 unlocalized genomic scaffold, Glycine_max_v4.0 Gm03_scaffold_27, whole genome shotgun sequence harbors:
- the LOC100796369 gene encoding macrophage migration inhibitory factor homolog, whose translation MPCLYISTNINLDGVNIDPIFSQATTAVSTIIGKPEKFVMVILKGSVPISFEGNKEPAAYAEIVSMGGINPEVKRKLINTIGTILQSNLSIPRTRFFLKVFDTTLFRTKSKM comes from the exons ATGCCTTGCCTTTACATCTCCACCAACATAAACTTAGATGGAGTTAACATCGATCCAATCTTTTCTCAAGCCACCACTGCAGTTTCCACAATCATCGGCAAGCCAGAGAAG TTTGTGATGGTCATATTGAAAGGGTCAGTGCCAATATCTTTTGAGGGTAACAAAGAACCAGCTGCATATGCTGAGATAGTTTCAATGGGTGGTATAAATCCAGAAGTGAAGAGGAAGCTAATTAATACCATTGGCACCATATTGCAGTCCAACCTATCTATTCCAAGAACAAGATTTTTTCTCAAAGTCTTTGACACAACACTATTCCGTACTAAATCCAAAATGTAA
- the LOC102661393 gene encoding uncharacterized protein, with product MCPAREFKLNWAGYRSWVAGESGTESGTESGSRPKGVIRDGSGGSSSSASKRKTLDAHLCPRWYFSPQLKQRSRSRREAISSEVSRLKDGGGGLGEGMAVEIGRGAMEGEGGGRLRRGGPDGEREGGGRDGRGKGTGGHKSNSFSS from the coding sequence ATGTGTCCTGCAAGAGAATTTAAACTCAACTGGGCCGGGTATAGGTCGTGGGTAGCGGGTGAGTCAGGAACCGAGTCAGGAACCGAGTCCGGGTCAAGGCCCAAAGGTGTTATAAGAGATGGGTCAGGGGGTTCGTCTTCCTCAGCAAGCAAAAGGAAAACCCTAGACGCGCATTTGTGCCCGCGGTGGTACTTCTCGCCACAACTGAAGCAAAGATCTCGCTCACGGCGCGAGGCTATTTCCTCGGAGGTGAGTCGCTTGAAGGATGGTGGGGGTGGTCTGGGAGAAGGAATGGCGGTCGAAATTGGGCGAGGAGCCATGGAGGGTGAAGGTGGAGGGAGGCTGAGACGAGGTGGGCCAGATGGGGAAAGGGAAGGTGGGGGTCGAGACGGTCGGGGAAAGGGTACTGGTGGTCACAAGTCAAATAGTTTCTCCTCCTGA